The stretch of DNA CGCTACCCGTGCGGCTACCTCGTGCCGAGCGGTCCGCGGCAGTGACCGGGCCGCCGGAGCGGTACGACGCTGTGCAGCGGTCCCGGTGGCTCAGCTGTCGTAGTCCACTGTCACCGCGTCGGAGACCGGCAACGATTGGCAGGTCAGCGCGAAGCCTTCGTCCACTTCGGATTGTTCGAGGGCGAAGTTGCGGCGCATCGCGACCTCTCCCCCGGTGATCTTCGCCCGGCAGGTGCCGCACACGCCGCCTTTGCAGGCGAACGGCAGGTCCGGGCGCGAGCGCTGGGCGGCGTCCAGCACCGGCTCGTCCTTCGGCAGGCTCAGCGTGCTGGTGCGCCCGTCCAGCACGATCGTCACCTCGCTGCACTCGCCGGGCGGCGCCGATTCCTCGTGGCGCACCGGATCCGGCGGCACATCGTCCACGTAGAACAGTTCCTGGTGCACCCGGCCCGGTGCGACCCCCAGTTCCGCGAGCACTTCCCGCGCTGCGGTGACCATTCCGAACGGTCCGCAAAGCCACCAGTGCTCGGTGCCGTCCACCGGGATCAACGCACCGGCCAGCGCCCGCAGCTTGTCCGCGTCGAGCCTTCCGGACATCAGCTCGGATTCCCGCGGTTCCCGCGAAAGCACGTGCACGAGGTCCAATCTGGACGGATGCGCGTCCTTCAGATCCGCGAGCTCGTCGGCGAACATCACCGTGTCGCTGCGCCGGTTGCCGTACACCAGGGTCACCTGCGAATCCGTCTCGCGCAGCAGGCTCGCCGCGATCGAGAGCACCGGCGTGACCCCGGAACCCGCCGCGACCAGCACATGCCGTCCGCCGCTCGCGAGATCCGGGGTGAAGGAACCGGAGGGCGGCGCCACCTCGATCTCGTCACCGGCCGCGATCTCGTCGCAAAGCCAGCTCGAGAACATCCCGCCCGGTACCAGCCGCACCCCGATGCGGGGTTTCGCGCCCAGTGGCGCGCAAATCGAGTACGAGCGGCGATGTTCACCACCCGCCTCGGAACGCCGCAGCGTCAAGGACTGGCCGGGCCGGAACGCGAATTCGTCGGCGAGCGCGGCGGGCACGTCCAAGGTCACCGCGACCGCGTCGTCGCACAGCCGGTCCACCGACTCGACGCGCAAGGTGTGGAACGCGCCGCGGCGGGAACCGGCCCGATCGTCCGCAGTGGCCCGTTGATCCACATTAGACAGTGTCTCGGTCACGATCAGATCTCCTTGATGTGCTCGAACGGCTCCGCGCAGGCCGTGCATCGGCGCAGCGCCTTGCACGCGGTGGCGCTGAACCGGGAGAGCTCTTCGGTCTCGGCCGAACCGCAATGCGGGCAGGCGATGCGGCGCGGCGGCGGCGCAAGCGTGAGCGGGACGGGCCCGGCGGCCGCGGGTGCCTCACCCGGCGGCGAGATGCCGTGCTCGGCGAGCTTGCGCCGCCCGTGCTCGGTGATCCAGTCGCTGCTCCACGGCGGATGCAGCGCCGTGCGCACCTCGACGTCCGGGTAACCGGCACCGGTGAGCTTGCGGTGCACGTCGCTGCGCATCTCCGCCATGGCGGGGCATCCCGAGTACGTCGGGGTCAGCGTCACGACCACGGTGCCGTCCGCACCGACCTCGACTCCGCGCAGCACTCCCAGATCCGCCAGGGTCAACATCGGCAGCTCGGGGTCGGTCACCGTCTCGGCGACCTCCCGCGCGCGGTTCACGATCGTCACCACGTCGCCTCCGGGTGCGCCCGCGCCAAGCCCTGCATCTCCGCCAGCAGCGGCACGAGATGTTCGGTGTGCTCGCCCGCGCGGCCGAATTCGCCGCCACGCCCGAATTCGCCGGCACGCCCGAGTTCGTCACCGGCGGGCGGCGTTCCCGGGTGCGGCAAGGTCGCCGCGGCGAACGCTCGCGCCAGCACTTCGTCCACCTCACCACGCACCTCGGCCGGATCCACCCCTACGCCGTCGGCGACCGCGCGCCGCTCGATTTCGTGCGTGTGGAACAGTTCCGCGAGGTGCGGCCGAACCGCGGCGATCCCCTCGCACATCCGCCGATGCGACTCCGCGGTCCCGTCGCCGAGGCGAACGACCCACTGCGCCGCGTAGTCGCGGTGGTAGGTGAGTTCCTTGACGCTCTTGGCCGCGACCGCCGCCAGCACCGGATCACGCGAGTCGACCAGCCGCGCGCACAACGCCAGCCGCCAGCTCGACAGCACCAGCAGCCGGGCCATCTGCTCGGCGAAGTCGCCGCGCGGCAACTCGGCGAGCCGCACGTTGCGGAACTCGGCGGCGTCGCGGAAGTACGCCAGCGAGTCCTCGCCGCGGCCGGACCCGTCGGCCTGCCCGGCTCGCGCCAGCAGCAGCCTGGCCTGCCCGAGCAGGTCCAGCGCGATGTTCGCCAGCGCGACCTCGTCCTCCAGCTCGGGCGCCCGCGTCACCCACTCGCTCAGCCGTTGCGCGGCGATCAGCGCGTCGTCGCCCAGCGCCAGGCAGTAGTGCGCCAGCACCGCCCCGTCCACCCCGTCCGGCACCGAACCGTCCACACCGGACAGCGGATCGTCGAACCCGGTCCCGAACGCCCACCGCGAGTCGTTCTGCTCGGTCAGCGCCTCGTAAGCGTTGTCGAAGGACACAGTGGACCTCACATGTGCGGAACGTCGTCGGGAATGGCGTAGAACGTCGGGTGCCGGTAGACCTTGTCGCCGCTCGGCGCGAACATCGGGTCCTTCTCGTCCGGACTGGACGCGGTGATCGCGTCCGCGCGCACCACCCAGATGCTCACGCCCTCGTTGCGCCGGGTGTAGAGGTTCCTCGCGTTGTGCAACGCCATCTGCTCATCCGGCGCGTGCAGCGAACCCACGTGCACGTGGTTGAGACCGCGCTTGCCGCGCACGAAGACCTCGAACAGCGGCCAGGACGATCGGGGAGATTCCTCGCTCATGCCGGCTCCTTCCGCGCGGCCCGCTTCGCCGCGTGCGCGGCGGCCGCTTCCCGCACCCACGCGCCGTCCTCGTGCGCGCTCCTGCGCCGGGACATCCGCTCGTCGTTGCACGGCCCGCCGCCGGAGATCACTTCCTTGAGCTCGGCCCAGTCCGGCTCGCCGAACTCGTACCCGCCCGACTCGGCGTCGAAGCGCAGCTCGGGATCGGGCAGCGACACCCCGAGCGCGTCGGCCTGCGGCACGGTCATGTCCACGAACTTCTGCCGCAGTTCGTCGTTGGTGTGCCGCTTGATCTTCCAGGCCATCGACTGCTGCGTGTTCGGCGAATCGCCGTCCGGCGGGCCGAACATCATCAGCGACGGCCACCACCACCGGTCGACCGCGTCCTGCACCATCTCCCGCTGGGCCGCGGTGCCGCGCATCATCTGCAGCAGCAGTTCGTAGCCCTGCCGCTGGTGGAACGACTCCTCCTTGCAGATCCGCACCATCGCCCGCGCGTACGGGCCGTACGAGCTGCGGCACAGCGGCACCTGGTTGCAGATCGCCGCGCCGTCCACCAGCCAGCCGATCACGCCGATGTCGGCGAAGTTCAGCGTCGGGTAGTTGAAGATCGACGAGTACTTCTGCCGCCCGGAGATCAGCTTTCCGGTCAGCTCCGCCCGGTCCGCGCCGAGCGTCTCCGCCGCCGAGTACAGGTACAGCCCGTGCCCGGCTTCGTCCTGCACCTTCGCCAGCAGGATCGCCTTGCGCCGCAGCGAGGGCGCGCGCGAGATCCACGCACCCTCCGGCTGCATCCCGATGATCTCCGAGTGCGCGTGCTGGGCGACTTGGCGGACCAGCGTCTTGCGATAGCCGTCGGGCATCCAGTCCCGCGGCTCGACGCGCTGGTCGCGCTCGATCGTGCCGTCGAAGTGCCGCTGCAGCTCGCCTTCGGCCGTCCCGCTGGTCACCGGCGCTCACCTCCCGCTGTGCGACCGGCCTGCGCGGCCGACCGCTGCTGAAACCGACCAATCGGTCAGTAATTAGTTTCCCGCGGTGCGGCACCCGGGCGCAAGCCCCGAGCGCCGCACCCGCCGGATCAACCCTTGGCGACCAGGGTCAGCACGTCGTACTTGGCGACGGACTCGCCGTCCTGGTTGGTCACGTCCGCGTCCCAGCACACCTCGCCGTAGTCGCCGCCATGGCGCGGAGTGATCCGCTTGGCCGTCAGCGTCACCGTGATCTCGTCGCCCGGGTAAGTCGGCGTGAGGAACCGCAGGTTCTCCAGCCCGTAGTTGGCCAGCACCGGCCCTGGCTCGGGCGAGACGAACAACCCCGCCGCGAACGACACCACCAAGTAGCCGTGCGCCACCCGCCCGTCGAAGAACGGGTTCGCGCGGGCCGCTTCGTCGTCGGTGTGCGCGTAGAAGGTGTCGCCGGTGAACTCCGCGAAGTGCTCGACGTCCTGCAGCGTCACCGCGCGCGGCCCGGACACCACGGTGTCGCCGATGCGCAGCTCCGCCAGGTGTTTGCGGAACGGGTGCACCTCGGTCTCGCTGCGCGCACTGCCCGGCGTCCACTGGCCGGTCACGGCCGTCATGGTGTCCGGATCGGCCTGCACCGCCGTGCGTTGCATGTGGTGCAGCACGCCGCGGATGCCCCCGAGCTCCTCGCCCCCGCCCGCGCGGCCCGGGCCGCCGTGCACGAGCTGCGGCAGCGGGGAGCCGTGTCCGGTGGATTCCTTGGCGTCGTACCGGTTCAGCACCAGCAGCCGCCCGTGCCGGGAAGCCGCGCCGAGCACCACTTCACGGGCGAACTCGGCGTCGGCGGTGACCACCGAGCCCACCAGGCTGCCCTGCCCGCGCCGCGCCAGGTCAACGGCCTGCTCGACGCCGTCGTAAGGCAGGATCGTGCTCACCGGGCCGAACGCCTCGACCTCGTGCGGTTCGGGGCGTTCCGGGTCGTCGCAGCGCAGCAGCATCGGCGAGATGAACGCGCCGTTCGCGGCGTCCGCGCCGACGGGCTGGGACTCGTCCGGGCCGCCGTAGACCAGCCGACCAGCGGCCAGCAGGGACTTCAGCGAGCGCCGCACCTCCTCGCGCTGCTCCAGGCTCGCCAGCGCGCCCATCCGCACGCCCTCGGCGTCCGGGGCGCCGACGGTGACCTTCGCCAGCTTCTCGCCCGCGGCCGCCACCACGTCGTCCACCAGGTTCGACGGCACCAGCGCGCGGCGGATCGCGGTGCACTTCTGGCCCGCCTTCACCGTCATCTCGGTGACCAGCTGCTTGACGTAGAGGTCGAACTCGGCGGTCTCCGGGGTCGCGTCCGGCCCCAGGATCGAGCAGTTCAGCGAGTCCGCTTCCGCGTTGAACCGCACCGCGCGGGAGACCACCGCCGGGTGCGCGCGCAGCCGCTGCGCGGTCGAGGCCGAGCCGGTGAACGACAGCAGGTCCTGATCACCCAAGTGCTCCAGCAGGTCCCCGGCCCCGCCGCACACCAGCGACACCGAACCTTCCGGCAGCAGCCCGGATTCGATGATCAGCTCGACCAGCCGGTGGGTCAGGTAGGCGGTCTGGCTCGCCGGTTTGATCAAGCTCGGCACGCCCGCCAGGAACGCCGGGGCCAGCTTCTCCAACGGCCCCCACACCGGGAAGTTGAACGCGTTGATCTGCACCGCGACGCCCCGCAGCGGCGTGTGCACGTGCCTGCCGAGGAACGTGCCGCCCTTGCCGAGCGGTTCCAGCGGGTCTTCGACGTGCACGGTGTCGTTCGGCAGCTCCCGGCGGCCCTTGCTGGAGTAGGTGAACAGCACTCCGATGCCGCCGTCCACGTCGAACTTCGCGTCGCCGAGCGTGGCACCGGTCCGCGCGGACAGCTCGTAGAGCTCCTCGCGGTGTTCGCGCAGGTACGAGGCCAAGGATTTGAGCAGCGCGGCGCGCTGGTGGAACGTCAGCGCCCGCAGCGCCGGGCCCCCGGTGCCGCGGGCGTGCTCCAGCGCCGCGGCCATGTCGATGCCTGCTGACGAGACGCGGGCGACCTCCTCGCCGGTCACCGCGTCCGGCACCGCGACCCCGTCATCATCGGGGACCTGCCACCGGCCTTGCACGTAACTGGGCAACGCACTCATGAACTTCCTCCGCACGCTTCGAGGTCGGCACTGCATTCATCGGCCGATGGAAGTGTTGTTAAAGCCGCTTTCGCCGCCGCACGAACGTCAATCCGGCCACTCGTGGAACCCGCGGCCGGATTTGCGGCCCAGCTCGCCGCGCTCGACCTTGTCCCGCAACAACTGCGGCGGCGCGAACCGCTCGCCGAGCGTGCCGTGCAGGTAGTCGGCGACCGCCAGCCGCACGTCCAGCCCCACCAGGTCGGTCGAGCGCAGCGGGCCCATCGGGTGCCGGTAGCCGAGCTCCACGGCGGTGTCGATCGACTCGGCGTCGGCCACGCCCTCCTGCAGCATCCGGATCGCCTCCAGCCCGAGCGCCACGCCCAGCCTGCTGGTGGCGAAACCCGGCGAATCCCGCACCACCACGTCCGTGCGGCCGAGCCCGCGCACCCACCCGCTGACGGCCTGCACCGTGTCGTCGGCGGTTTCCGGTGCGACCACGACTTCCACGAGCTTGGAAGCAGGCACCGGGTTGAAGAAGTGCATCCCGAGGAACCGCCGCGGATTCCGCAGCGCGGTGGCGAGTTCCGCGATGGACAGCGAGCTGGTGTTGCTGGCGAGCACGGTCCGCTCGGAAACGGCGCGTTCGGCCGCGGCCAGCACGTCGAGCTTGAGCTCCGGTCGCTCCGGAACCGCCTCCACGACGAGGTCGGCCTCGGCGGGCAGCTCGCCGATGCCGGTCACGACGTGCAGCCGCGCCAGCACCGCTTCCGGATCGTCGTCGAGTTTTCCGCGCCGCACGGCGCCTTCCAGCCCGTCCCGGACGCGCTGCCGCGCGGCCCCGGCCGCGGCGTCGTCGTTTTCGGCCACGTGCACCTCGGTGCCGAGCATCAGGAACACCTGGGCTATCCCGGCGCCCATGCGCCCGCCGCCGAGGATCCCGACCAGTTCCGGTGTGCTGCTCAACGCGAACCCCTTCGTTGCCCGGACGGACGCTGCGCGGCGCCGGACGCCTCCGCCGCAGCGGGTTGACATCGCGACCGGCGCGGCCAACACTCTAGATTAATAACCGACTGTTCGGTCAGTACGCAAGGCTGCGGCGCGGAAATCCCTGCACAGCGGTGCTGCGCAGCGGTACCGGACAGGGGCACCGGACAGCGGTATCGGACAACGGCACTCGGGCCGAGCACTTCGGCCGAGCACTAGGAGGCGGTGGCCACGTGGATCCGGCCGAGCAGGTGGCTAGCGCGACCCGCGCGATGCTGGACGACGACAACGCGAGCAAGACCCTCGGCATCGAGGCGCTGACGGCCGCCGACGGGCACGCCGCGGTGCGCATGACCGTCACCCCGGCCATGGTCAACGGGCACGGCATGGCCCACGGCGGCTACGTGTTCCTGCTGGCCGACACCGCGTTCGCCTGCGCCTGCAACAGCCACGGGCCGGTGACCGTGGCCGCGAGCGCGGAGATCACCTTCGTCGCCGCCGCCTACGAGGGCGACGTGCTGCACGCCGAGGCGGCCGAGCGCACCCGGTTCGGGCGCAGCGGGATCTACGACATCACGGTGCGCCGCGGACCCGCTCCCGGCGATCCGGTGATCGCCGAGTTCCGGGGCCACAGCCGGACTCTGAAGGAATGACGGCGTTCCGCAGCAATGACGGGACTTCGCGGGAAGGGACACACGGCATGACTCGCACGACAACGGTGTCGTCCGGACGTTTCGGCTCCGCGCCGGATCCCGGTGAGCTCGACCCCGCCGAGCGGCTCGGCGCCGACGAGCTCGCCGCCCTGCAACTCGAACGTCTCAAGTGGACGCTGCAGCACGCCTACCGCAACGTTCCCTTCTACCGCGCCAAATTCGACGCCGCCGGAGTGCACCCGGACGACTGCCGCAGCCTCGCCGACCTCGCGAAGTTCCCCACCACCAGCAAAGCCGACCTGCGCGAGAACTACCCGTTCGGCATGTGCGCGGTGCCGCGCGAGCAGCTGCGCCGGGTGCACGCCTCCAGCGGTACCACCGGGCGGCCCACCGTCGTCGGCTACACCGGCGGCGACCTGGACGTGTGGGCGGATGCGGTGGCCCGCTCCATCCGGGCCGCGGGCGGACGACCCGGGCACCTGGTGCACGTTTCCTACGGGTACGGGTTGTTCACCGGCGGGCTCGGCGCGCACTACGGCGCGGAACGGCTCGGTTGCGCGGTCGTGCCCGCATCCGGTGGCATGACCGCCCGGCAGGTCCAGATCATCCGGGACTTCCAGCCCGAGATCATCATGGTCACCCCTTCCTACATGCTCACGCTGATCGACGAATTCCACCGCCAGGGCATCGACCCGCGGGAGACCTCGCTGAAGATCGGCATCTTCGGCGCCGAACCGTGGACCGAGGACATGCGCCGCGAGATCGAGCAGGCGGTGGACATCGACGCGGTCGACATCTACGGCCTGTCCGAGGTGATGGGGCCCGGCGTCGCCGCCGAATGCGCCGAGACCAAAGACGGCCTGCACATCTGGGAGGACCACTTCTACCCGGAGGTGGTGGACCCGGTCCTCGGCGATCCGCTGCCCGCGGGCGAGCGCGGTGAGCTGCTGTTCACCACGCTGACCAAGGAGGCGCTGCCGGTCATCCGGTACCGCACCCGCGACCTCACCAGGCTGCTGCCCGGCACCGCCCGCCCGAACCTGCGGCGGATGGAGAAGATCACCGGCCGCAGCGACGATCTGATCATCCTGCGCGGGGTGAACGTCTTCCCCACCCAGATCGAGGAACTGGTGCTGCGCGCGGACGGCCTGTCCCCGCACTTCCAGATCACCTTGACCCGCAAGGGCCGGATGGACCACATGACGATCCGCGTCGAAGCCGACGAGGACATCACCCCGCAGCAGCGGGCCGCGGCTCCGGAGCTGCTGACCAAGGCGGTCAAGGACGCGGTCGGCATCAGCGCCGAGATCGCCGTGGTCGCCCCGGACACGCTGGAACGCTCGGTCGGCAAGCTCCGGCGCGTCCTCGATCACCGGGAGGGGTGATGCCGGCCCGCACGAACGGCAACCGCGGCCGCCCCGGGTACGACCTGGACTCGGTGCTGCGCACCGCGGCCGCGGTGTTCCACGAGCGCGGCTACGACGGCACCAGCATGGAGTTGCTGGCGAACCGCCTCGGCATCACCAAGTCCGCGATCTACCACCACGTCTCCGGCAAGGAAGAACTGCTGCGGCTGACGGTCGACCGGGCGCTGGACGCGCTGCTCGCGGTGGCCGACGAGCCCGCGGCGCAACGCGGTCCGGCGCTGGACCGGCTGCGGCACGTGCTGCGGCGCAGCGTGCGGGTGCTGGTGGACGAGCAGCCGTTCGTGACGGTGCTGCTGCGGGTGCGCGGCAACAGCGAGGTGGAGCGGCAGGCGCTGGCGCGGCGCCGCGAGATCGACGGGTTCCTCAGCGACCTGGTCGCGGCCGCCGAGCAGGAGGGCGCGATCCGCCCGGACCTCGATCCGGCGCTGACCACCCGGTTGCTGTTCGGCATGGTCAACTCCGTCATCGAGTGGTACCGGCCGGGCACCGGCCTGTCCGCCGAGGAGCTCGCCGAGGCCGTCACGAAGATCGCTTTCGATGGACTCCGGAACGGCTAGCGCCGCCTGCCGGGAAACTGCGCGGGCGGCCGGATATGAGTTCGATGTCCAGCCGGCCGTAGTGGTAGTCGCGCACCGCTTGCAGCATCTGGTTCAGCGACAGCTCACCGCGGCCGTAGTGGTCGATCTTGTCGAAGGCGACGCCGCCGTCGGCCACGCTCATTCCGTGCGCGGACAACCACTTCGCGAATTCGGCGCGGTCGATCCGGCCTTCGTCCTTCTTCGCGCACAATCCGATGACCGCCGTCAGCACCGGCGTGAGCATCCGGTTGAACGCGGCTTCGCCCTGCTCGAAGATGAGGTCTTCGCAAACCCTGCGAAACTGTTGCTCGTTCACGGATCCGTCCGGTCTGGCCCCCGATTCCCCGGCCACCACGTCGAACATCCAGCACAACGCGTTGCGCAGATCCCGGGCGGCCGGCGAGGTGCTGCCCCGGCCGAATGCGCGCACGATCCGATCCGCCTCGTGCTCGAAGTCCGAGCGCCGCAACACCCCTTTGCCGGCGACGTCCCACCGGTCGAAGCGCGCCTTGAGTCGGTCGCTGATGACGGCATTCATCATGGAACTGGCCTTTCTCACTTCAACGCTGGGCGAACCGGCACCGGCGGCCCCGCCGCACCCGACTGCGAACGTTTCGCCAGGACAGGACGGTCACGTCGGCCGCTTTCCGGCGAGCGCGCAGCAAGTTGCGCCCGGCGACGAACGCCGCGAGCGTTCCGGTCGCCGGAAAGCTGGGGAATCAAGGGGATTTCCGTTCCGACTTCGCGTGCAGGGGCCGCCCGCCGAGCCCGCCGAGCCCCGGTCCGGCCCTCGGCGACCGTACCCGCTCCGCGATCGGAGAAGGAGGGTTCACCCGAACTCGGAACCAAGATTCACCACATGGAGTGATCTTGCCATCTGCCGGTTCCGCACCGGCTCGGCGGACGCATTACCCGGAAAGCGTAATACGGTTCCGAGAACGCCTGGTCAGAATACTCAAATGACCAAAGTAGACGGTCCAGAAAACCACTCTTGAGCACTTTCCCCCGCTGCTACGGTCGGCGCAACGCCGGACGCCGAAAGCACGACGGACGTCTTCGGCCATTCGCCGAAAATTTGCGCGTCGAGGGGGAAGATCAGCGTGCGGATCGCGATGCGAAAGCACATTCCGGTGCACTCACACGGCCGCGCGGTGCGGATCACCGGACCGTCCGATGGCTTCGTCCGCGCCTGCCGCAGCGCTTGGCCGCTGCACCCGGCGCGGACGAGGGCGTGCCCGCGGACAGCGGGGCGCGCAGCGGCGGCGGCCCGGCCCGGCGACCGGGTGCCCGCCGGGTCGCCGTCCTCCGGTGCGCGGTCTTGCCGCCACCGGCCCGCCGCGCGAGTCGCCGAATCCACCTCGGCCACCGGTGTCCCTGCGCCCCCGGCCGGGGCAGGCGCGCCGTCCCCGGTGCTCCGCGACTGACGCCGCCGGACGCCGCGCGACCAGTTTCGATCGAAGAAACCGAAGACGAGGAGTTCCACATGCGCCTTTCCCGATCCGCCCCGGTCCTGCTCGCCGCCGCGCTGACCGCGCTGCCCGCCGGAGCGGCCGGCGCAGCCACCGGCCAAGTCACCGTTTTCGAAACCGAGGTCCAGAAGCTGAGCACCTACGACGACCCGGCGGGCTGCCACAAGCTGCCGCCGGCCGCGCACGTGCTGACCAACCAGACGAACGAGCCGGTGCAGATCTACGGCGACCCGTTCTGCCTGACGCCGAGCCTGACCGTGCAACCCGGTCACGGTTCGCACGTCGCGCCCGGCAGCGGCAGCTTCTCCGCATGACACCTCCGTCTGCTCCGGACGGACGTGACGCTGGGACGCCGGTCGATCTGGTGGTCGTGGGACTCGGCTACGTGGGACTCCCGCTGGCCGCGCGAGCCTGCGAGGCGGGTGTGCGCACCATCGGGCTGGACGTCTCCGCGGAGGTGGCGGACGGTCTCAACGCCGGACGCTCGCACGTGGGCGACGTGCCCGATTCCGTGGTCGCCGACATGGTCGCGGCGGGCTTCACGGCCACCACGGCTCCGTCGGTGCTCGCCGCCGCCGACACGATCGTGCTGTGCGTGCCCACGGGGCTGTCCGCATCAGGTGAACCGGATCTGACCGCGGTGCGCGCGGCCGCGCGCACGGTGGCCGGGCGGTTGCGGCCGGGGACGCTGGTGGTGCTGGAGTCGACGAGCTACCCGGGCACCACGGAGGAAGTGGTGCGCCCGATCCTGGAGCACCGCAGCGGATTGCGCGCCGGGGACGACTTCCACCTGGTGTACTCGCCGGAGCGGATCGACCCGGGCAACGCGCGCTTCAGCATGATCAACACGCCCAAGGTGGTCAGCGGGTGCACCCCGTTGTGCGCCAAGCACGGCGTGGCGTTCTACGGGCGGTTCGTCGATTCCCTGGTGGTCTCCCGCGGCACCCGCGAGGCGGAGATGGCCAAGCTGCTGGAGAACAGCTATCGGTACGTGAACATCGCGCTGGTCAACGAGGTGGCGCTGTTCTGCGACCGGGTGGGCATCGACGTGTGGGACGTGCTGCACTGCGCGTCCACCAAACCGTTCGGCTTCGCGCCGTTCCAGCCCGGCCCCGGGGTGGGCGGGCACTGCATCCCGGTCGACCCGAGGTACCTGGAGAGCAAAGCGCGCGACGAGGGCTTCTCGTTCAGCACGCTCTCCTCGGCCCGGGCGGTCAACGAGCAGATGCCGGAGCACGTGGTGGACCGGGCCGCGGCGCTGCTGGCGGGCCAGGGCAAGCGATTGGCCGAGGCGCGGGTGCTG from Saccharopolyspora sp. SCSIO 74807 encodes:
- a CDS encoding TetR/AcrR family transcriptional regulator, yielding MPARTNGNRGRPGYDLDSVLRTAAAVFHERGYDGTSMELLANRLGITKSAIYHHVSGKEELLRLTVDRALDALLAVADEPAAQRGPALDRLRHVLRRSVRVLVDEQPFVTVLLRVRGNSEVERQALARRREIDGFLSDLVAAAEQEGAIRPDLDPALTTRLLFGMVNSVIEWYRPGTGLSAEELAEAVTKIAFDGLRNG
- a CDS encoding nucleotide sugar dehydrogenase; the protein is MTPPSAPDGRDAGTPVDLVVVGLGYVGLPLAARACEAGVRTIGLDVSAEVADGLNAGRSHVGDVPDSVVADMVAAGFTATTAPSVLAAADTIVLCVPTGLSASGEPDLTAVRAAARTVAGRLRPGTLVVLESTSYPGTTEEVVRPILEHRSGLRAGDDFHLVYSPERIDPGNARFSMINTPKVVSGCTPLCAKHGVAFYGRFVDSLVVSRGTREAEMAKLLENSYRYVNIALVNEVALFCDRVGIDVWDVLHCASTKPFGFAPFQPGPGVGGHCIPVDPRYLESKARDEGFSFSTLSSARAVNEQMPEHVVDRAAALLAGQGKRLAEARVLLLGVAYKPDVADTRESPAYPVARGLRARGTSVAFHDPNVSRLHVDGTEVPKVDGLNPALRAADLAILMQDHRCYDLVQLAASGCVLLDTRGKAAGAAVTLL
- a CDS encoding EF-hand domain-containing protein, with product MMNAVISDRLKARFDRWDVAGKGVLRRSDFEHEADRIVRAFGRGSTSPAARDLRNALCWMFDVVAGESGARPDGSVNEQQFRRVCEDLIFEQGEAAFNRMLTPVLTAVIGLCAKKDEGRIDRAEFAKWLSAHGMSVADGGVAFDKIDHYGRGELSLNQMLQAVRDYHYGRLDIELISGRPRSFPAGGASRSGVHRKRSS